A part of Paraliobacillus zengyii genomic DNA contains:
- the dnaN gene encoding DNA polymerase III subunit beta — MQFIIQRDLLIESIQHVMKAISARVTIPILTGIKIEATTDGIKLTGSDSDISIESFIPKEEEGIENVEIGENGSIVVQAKYFPDIIRKLPLKTVEISTDDHFQVTIKSGGAEFHLNGQDAVEYPQLPIFKPENSFELKNDLLKNLIKQTVFAVSTVETRPILTGVNMKVEDHFLDFVATDSHRLASRKIPLDQANEKVNFSNVIIPGKSLTELNKILDDNEETITISVTENQILFQTKNLYFLSRLLDGNYPETARLIPEQSKTIVYAKTKELLQAIDRASLLAKENRNNVVKLQTKGNNEIEISSNTPEVGQVTEDVKTESIEGEDLKISFSAKYMIDALKTIEEDRVKIEFTGAMRPFIMRPVDNEFILQLILPVRTY; from the coding sequence ATGCAATTTATCATTCAACGTGATTTACTAATCGAAAGTATTCAACATGTAATGAAAGCAATATCAGCAAGAGTAACCATACCAATTCTAACTGGTATAAAAATTGAAGCGACAACTGATGGTATTAAATTAACAGGTAGTGATTCAGATATATCAATAGAATCATTTATACCAAAAGAAGAAGAAGGAATAGAGAACGTAGAAATTGGTGAAAATGGAAGTATTGTAGTCCAAGCCAAATACTTTCCTGATATAATTAGAAAGTTACCTTTAAAAACAGTAGAAATTTCTACTGATGATCATTTTCAGGTAACAATTAAATCAGGAGGAGCAGAATTCCATTTAAATGGACAAGACGCTGTAGAATATCCTCAGTTACCAATCTTTAAACCTGAAAATAGTTTTGAATTAAAGAATGACTTACTAAAAAATCTAATTAAGCAAACAGTATTTGCTGTTTCAACTGTTGAAACTAGACCGATATTAACTGGAGTCAATATGAAAGTAGAAGATCACTTCTTAGATTTTGTTGCGACAGATAGTCATCGTCTTGCTTCCAGAAAAATTCCATTAGATCAAGCGAATGAAAAAGTAAACTTTAGTAATGTTATTATTCCAGGAAAAAGTTTAACAGAGCTAAATAAAATTTTAGATGACAATGAAGAAACAATTACTATAAGCGTCACAGAAAATCAAATATTATTTCAAACCAAGAATTTATACTTTTTATCACGTTTATTAGATGGGAATTATCCAGAAACAGCTAGATTAATTCCAGAACAAAGTAAAACAATTGTTTATGCAAAAACAAAAGAATTATTGCAAGCAATCGATCGCGCCTCCTTATTAGCAAAGGAAAATCGTAATAATGTTGTTAAACTTCAAACAAAAGGTAACAATGAAATTGAAATTAGTAGCAATACACCAGAAGTTGGACAAGTCACAGAAGATGTCAAAACCGAGTCAATTGAGGGTGAAGACCTTAAAATATCTTTTAGTGCTAAATATATGATTGACGCGTTAAAAACAATTGAAGAAGATCGTGTTAAAATTGAATTTACAGGTGCAATGCGTCCATTTATTATGAGACCTGTTGATAACGAATTTATATTGCAGTTAATTTTACCTGTTCGGACATATTAA
- the gyrB gene encoding DNA topoisomerase (ATP-hydrolyzing) subunit B translates to MEDKLGVEQVYDENQIQVLEGLEAVRKRPGMYIGATNERGLHHLVWEIVDNSIDEALAGYCDHIQVFIEEDNSITVMDNGRGIPVGTQKKTGRPAVEVIMTVLHAGGKFGGGGYKVSGGLHGVGASVVNALSSSLKVYVHRDKEIHYLSFKRGAIDDELQVIGQTEESGTRIHFVPDHEIFTETTTFKYEILSQRLRELAFLNKGLTISIEDKREESKRETFFYEGGIRSYVEHLNRARQVLHEPFFAEKEEAGITVEVSLQYNDGFASNIYSFANNIHTYEGGTHESGFKTGLTRVINDYARKNSLYKESDPNLTGDDVREGLTAIVSIKHPDPQFEGQTKTKFGNSEARAITDAAFSELFSKFLFENPDTAKIVVEKGLMASRARMAAKKARELTRRKGALEISNLPGKLADCSTRDATKSELYIVEGDSAGGSAKQGRDRHFQAILPLRGKILNVEKARLDKILSNNEIRMMITALGTGIAEDFDISKARYHKVVIMTDADVDGAHIRTLLLTFLYRFMRPLIDYGYIYIAQPPLYKVQQGKAAYYAYNDKEMERIVSELPKQPKPGLQRYKGLGEMNATQLWETTMDPENRTLLQVNLDDAIEADQIFDMLMGDKVEPRRNFIEENAVYVKNLDV, encoded by the coding sequence ATGGAAGATAAATTGGGAGTAGAACAAGTATATGACGAAAATCAGATTCAAGTATTAGAAGGTTTGGAAGCAGTACGTAAAAGACCGGGTATGTATATAGGTGCAACTAACGAAAGAGGTTTACATCACTTAGTATGGGAAATTGTCGATAACAGTATTGATGAGGCTTTAGCAGGCTATTGTGACCATATCCAGGTCTTTATTGAAGAAGATAATAGTATTACAGTAATGGATAACGGTCGTGGTATTCCAGTTGGTACACAGAAAAAGACAGGGCGTCCTGCTGTAGAAGTAATTATGACTGTTTTACATGCTGGTGGTAAGTTTGGTGGTGGCGGTTATAAAGTATCAGGTGGTCTTCACGGTGTTGGTGCCTCTGTTGTTAACGCGTTGTCATCGTCTTTAAAAGTATACGTACATCGTGATAAAGAAATTCATTATTTAAGCTTTAAACGTGGTGCCATTGATGATGAACTACAAGTTATTGGTCAAACAGAGGAAAGTGGAACACGTATTCACTTTGTCCCAGATCATGAAATTTTCACAGAAACAACTACGTTCAAATATGAGATTCTTTCTCAACGTTTACGTGAATTAGCCTTTCTAAATAAAGGATTAACTATCTCAATTGAGGACAAACGCGAAGAAAGTAAACGAGAAACATTCTTTTATGAAGGCGGAATTCGTTCTTATGTCGAACATTTAAACCGTGCAAGACAAGTATTACATGAACCATTCTTTGCTGAAAAAGAAGAAGCAGGTATTACCGTCGAAGTATCCTTACAGTACAATGATGGGTTTGCAAGCAATATTTATTCGTTTGCAAATAACATTCATACGTATGAAGGTGGAACGCATGAATCCGGATTTAAAACTGGACTGACACGTGTGATCAATGATTATGCAAGGAAAAACAGTTTATATAAAGAGAGTGATCCCAACCTTACTGGTGATGATGTAAGAGAGGGCTTAACTGCTATTGTTTCAATTAAACATCCAGATCCACAATTTGAAGGACAAACGAAAACAAAGTTTGGTAATAGTGAAGCGCGTGCGATTACAGATGCTGCATTTAGTGAGTTATTTTCTAAATTCCTATTTGAGAATCCGGACACAGCCAAAATTGTTGTTGAAAAAGGCTTAATGGCTTCTCGAGCAAGAATGGCAGCCAAAAAGGCACGTGAATTAACACGTCGAAAAGGTGCATTAGAAATTTCCAATCTTCCTGGAAAACTAGCCGATTGTTCAACACGTGATGCAACTAAAAGTGAATTGTATATCGTAGAGGGTGATTCTGCTGGTGGTTCAGCAAAACAAGGCCGTGACCGCCATTTCCAAGCAATCTTACCTTTAAGAGGTAAAATCTTAAACGTAGAGAAGGCACGCTTAGATAAAATTCTATCGAACAATGAGATTCGAATGATGATTACTGCATTAGGTACTGGGATTGCAGAAGATTTTGATATTTCAAAAGCAAGGTACCATAAAGTTGTAATCATGACAGATGCGGACGTTGATGGTGCACATATTCGAACGTTATTATTAACCTTCTTATATCGATTTATGCGACCGTTAATTGATTATGGTTATATTTACATTGCACAACCACCATTATATAAAGTACAGCAAGGTAAGGCTGCTTATTATGCGTACAATGATAAAGAGATGGAGCGGATTGTTAGTGAATTACCTAAACAACCGAAACCAGGTCTGCAACGTTATAAAGGGCTAGGAGAGATGAATGCAACACAGCTTTGGGAAACTACAATGGATCCAGAAAATCGAACATTACTACAAGTGAATTTAGATGATGCGATTGAAGCTGACCAAATCTTTGATATGCTAATGGGCGATAAAGTAGAACCTCGAAGAAACTTTATTGAAGAGAATGCTGTTTATGTTAAAAATCTAGATGTATAA
- the gyrA gene encoding DNA gyrase subunit A, whose translation MVENQRPHVQEINIGTEMRTSFLDYAMSVIVARALPDVRDGLKPVHRRILYAMNDLGIHSDKAYKKSARIVGDVLGKYHPHGDSSVYEAMVRMAQDFSYRNMLVDGHGNFGSVDGDPAAAMRYTEARMSKISMELLRDINKDTIDYQDNYDGSEREPKVLPARFPNLLVNGASGIAVGMATNIPPHQLGETIDAVLAISENPDITIDELMEGYIYGPDFPTGGSILGRSGIRKAFETGRGSITIRSKVLIEERDNGKATIIVNELPYQVNKARLIEKIAELARDKKIEGITDLRDESDRNGMRIVIELRRDANPNVLLNNLYKQTSLQTSFGINMLALVDGQPKVLNLKQSLSHYLEHQKEIIKRRTAYELRKAEARAHILEGLRIALDHIDEIIALIRGSNTADIARTGLIENYQLSEKQAQAILDMRLQRLTGLEREKIEDEYKQLVELISELKAVLADEAKVLEIIREELTEIKERFNDKRRTEIIAGGINFFEDEDLIPEENIVITVTNKGYIKRLPASTYRTQRRGGRGVQGMDTNEDDFVEHLVSTSTHDTVLFFSNKGKVYRAKGYEIPEYGRTAKGIPIINLLEIDKGEWINAVITVHEFEAEWYLFFTTKYGISKRTTLAQFANIRKGGLIALNLREDDELISVRLTDGTKDIMIGTRNGSLIRFEETQIRTMGRTAAGVKGISLRGDDEVVSMEIIENGLYVLNVTENGYGKQTPAEDYRIINRGGKGVFTCNITEKTGKVVAVKAVTGDEDIMIITASGVLIRMPVEGISVTGRNTQGVRLIRLQEEEKVATVARIDNVEDEEAIEEQSSSETVETETHQDPDAVITEENNQDSTTDTDTKEDTEE comes from the coding sequence ATGGTGGAAAATCAACGTCCACATGTACAAGAAATAAATATAGGAACAGAAATGCGCACATCGTTTTTAGACTATGCCATGAGTGTTATTGTAGCTCGTGCGCTTCCAGATGTGAGAGATGGTTTGAAACCAGTACATCGGAGAATATTATATGCTATGAATGACTTAGGAATACATTCGGATAAAGCATATAAAAAATCTGCCCGTATTGTCGGTGATGTATTAGGTAAGTATCACCCACACGGTGATTCATCAGTATATGAAGCAATGGTAAGAATGGCACAAGATTTCAGCTATCGTAATATGCTAGTTGATGGACACGGTAATTTCGGTTCTGTCGATGGTGATCCTGCAGCTGCGATGCGTTATACAGAAGCACGAATGTCTAAGATTTCAATGGAACTTCTTCGTGATATTAATAAAGACACGATAGATTACCAGGATAACTATGATGGTTCAGAGAGAGAGCCTAAAGTATTACCAGCTAGATTTCCTAACCTCTTAGTTAACGGAGCATCGGGAATCGCAGTTGGAATGGCGACTAACATTCCACCCCATCAATTAGGAGAAACGATTGATGCTGTCCTAGCTATCAGTGAAAATCCTGATATTACTATTGATGAGCTAATGGAAGGATACATCTATGGGCCTGATTTCCCTACAGGTGGTTCGATTCTAGGAAGAAGTGGGATTAGAAAAGCGTTTGAAACGGGACGTGGTTCTATTACCATTCGATCTAAAGTGTTAATTGAAGAGCGTGACAATGGTAAAGCAACAATCATTGTCAATGAATTACCGTATCAAGTGAACAAAGCAAGATTAATTGAGAAAATTGCAGAACTTGCGCGTGATAAGAAGATTGAGGGAATTACTGATTTAAGGGATGAATCAGACCGTAATGGCATGCGTATTGTAATTGAGTTACGTCGTGACGCGAATCCTAATGTGTTACTAAATAACCTATACAAACAAACCTCCTTACAAACATCTTTTGGTATTAACATGTTGGCATTAGTTGACGGACAGCCGAAAGTGCTTAATTTAAAACAGTCATTATCTCACTATCTAGAACATCAAAAAGAAATAATTAAACGTAGAACAGCTTATGAGCTACGTAAAGCGGAAGCACGTGCTCATATTTTAGAAGGATTGCGAATTGCCTTAGATCATATAGATGAGATTATTGCATTGATTCGTGGGTCTAACACAGCAGATATTGCTCGTACTGGTTTAATAGAAAATTATCAGTTGTCTGAGAAACAAGCACAAGCAATTTTAGATATGCGTCTACAACGTTTGACTGGTTTAGAACGTGAAAAGATAGAAGATGAGTATAAACAATTAGTAGAACTAATTAGTGAATTAAAAGCAGTTTTAGCTGATGAAGCAAAAGTATTAGAAATAATTCGTGAAGAGCTAACTGAAATTAAAGAGCGTTTTAACGATAAACGACGAACTGAAATTATAGCTGGTGGTATTAATTTCTTTGAGGATGAGGATCTAATTCCAGAAGAAAATATTGTTATTACGGTAACAAATAAAGGTTATATTAAACGGTTACCAGCTTCAACATATCGTACACAGCGTAGAGGTGGTCGTGGTGTTCAAGGAATGGATACAAATGAAGACGACTTTGTTGAACACTTAGTATCGACATCAACACATGATACTGTTTTATTCTTCTCTAACAAAGGAAAAGTATATCGAGCAAAAGGGTATGAAATTCCAGAGTACGGTAGGACAGCAAAAGGAATTCCAATTATCAATTTATTAGAAATTGATAAAGGTGAATGGATTAATGCTGTAATAACTGTACATGAGTTTGAAGCAGAATGGTATTTATTCTTTACAACGAAATACGGTATTTCTAAACGAACTACCCTTGCACAATTTGCCAACATTCGTAAAGGTGGCTTAATTGCGTTAAATTTACGTGAAGATGATGAATTAATTTCTGTTCGATTAACAGATGGTACAAAAGATATTATGATCGGCACTAGAAATGGTTCACTGATTCGCTTTGAGGAAACGCAAATTCGGACAATGGGACGAACAGCTGCTGGAGTTAAAGGTATTTCTCTTAGAGGAGATGATGAGGTCGTCTCTATGGAAATTATCGAGAATGGTTTATATGTATTAAATGTAACTGAGAATGGTTATGGAAAACAAACACCTGCTGAGGATTATCGAATCATTAATCGTGGTGGTAAAGGTGTATTCACATGTAACATTACAGAGAAAACAGGAAAAGTAGTTGCTGTAAAAGCAGTAACAGGTGACGAAGATATTATGATTATTACTGCATCAGGTGTACTTATTCGTATGCCGGTTGAAGGTATCTCTGTTACAGGTAGAAATACACAAGGTGTTCGCCTGATTCGTCTCCAAGAGGAAGAAAAAGTAGCTACTGTCGCACGCATTGATAATGTTGAAGATGAGGAAGCTATAGAAGAGCAATCTTCAAGTGAAACAGTAGAGACAGAAACACATCAAGACCCAGATGCTGTTATAACCGAAGAAAATAATCAAGATTCAACAACTGATACAGATACAAAAGAGGATACAGAAGAATAA
- a CDS encoding HD-GYP domain-containing protein codes for MILWIHPSQLIPKCILTTDVIGKTNRPIATKDTVIDETHIEILQRFLIDQVEVATNLENGVPFIPKKQQKQEVNVKKETQSEKSLSFMEHYHQVVEAYKLQFNAWQSGSPIEIHAVRKLIVPLLERTEEVDFYILTLYKNTAKDDYFFHHSVSTSLISAVLAQKLGLKKEWMQIGIAGLLADCGMAKLKRSLFYKEGKLSKPEFDEIMEHPTYSYRFVEKITSLTKGVKLAILQHHERLDGTGYPLGVKEDRIHRFAKIVAICDTYHAMTSERIYRTKQSPFRVIEEMQQDQYQKFDHQILQAFIVCLTNFSSGTKVKLSNEEIAEIIYIESEYPTRPMVRIENTQSIISLKEHKQLYIEDIII; via the coding sequence ATGATATTGTGGATACATCCATCACAATTAATTCCTAAGTGCATACTTACAACGGACGTAATAGGTAAAACAAATCGTCCAATTGCAACAAAGGACACGGTTATAGACGAAACACATATAGAAATATTACAACGTTTTTTAATTGACCAAGTAGAAGTCGCTACCAATTTAGAAAATGGTGTACCCTTTATTCCAAAAAAACAACAAAAGCAAGAAGTAAATGTAAAAAAAGAAACGCAAAGTGAGAAATCCCTATCGTTTATGGAGCATTATCATCAAGTTGTAGAAGCTTATAAGCTCCAGTTTAATGCATGGCAAAGTGGATCACCTATTGAAATTCATGCCGTTCGGAAGTTAATTGTTCCTTTACTAGAGCGCACGGAAGAAGTTGATTTTTATATACTAACATTATATAAAAATACTGCTAAAGATGATTACTTTTTTCACCACAGTGTTTCAACAAGCCTAATTTCTGCTGTATTAGCACAAAAGTTAGGTTTAAAAAAAGAGTGGATGCAAATTGGTATTGCTGGATTATTAGCAGATTGCGGAATGGCAAAACTGAAACGCTCTCTTTTTTATAAAGAAGGAAAATTGAGTAAGCCTGAATTTGATGAAATAATGGAACACCCAACTTATTCTTATCGCTTTGTGGAAAAAATTACTTCTTTAACTAAAGGCGTAAAACTGGCCATTTTACAGCATCATGAACGATTGGATGGCACTGGGTATCCCTTAGGTGTTAAGGAAGATAGGATACATCGCTTTGCTAAAATAGTAGCTATCTGTGATACATATCATGCGATGACCTCAGAACGAATTTATCGTACAAAACAATCTCCTTTTCGCGTTATTGAAGAAATGCAACAGGACCAATACCAAAAGTTTGACCATCAAATATTACAAGCGTTTATCGTCTGTTTGACCAATTTCTCTTCGGGAACAAAGGTTAAACTTTCTAATGAAGAGATAGCCGAAATCATATATATCGAATCAGAATACCCAACGCGCCCCATGGTTCGAATTGAGAATACGCAAAGTATTATTTCTTTAAAAGAACACAAGCAATTATATATAGAAGATATTATTATATAA
- the remB gene encoding extracellular matrix regulator RemB: MFIHIGGDNVIRSEDVIAIIDQQFVASSSINAEMIDNQRKAKNVLDLQEETTKAIVITKDYIYYSPLSVLTLKKRASMISTISKLEDYTNSNET, from the coding sequence ATGTTTATTCATATCGGTGGCGATAATGTTATCCGTTCTGAGGATGTTATTGCTATTATTGATCAACAATTTGTTGCTTCTTCTTCAATTAATGCTGAAATGATTGATAACCAAAGAAAAGCTAAGAATGTATTAGATCTTCAAGAAGAAACAACAAAAGCGATCGTAATAACAAAAGATTATATATATTATAGTCCCCTTTCGGTCCTAACTTTAAAGAAACGTGCAAGTATGATTTCTACTATTAGTAAATTAGAAGACTATACTAATTCTAATGAAACATAG
- the recF gene encoding DNA replication/repair protein RecF (All proteins in this family for which functions are known are DNA-binding proteins that assist the filamentation of RecA onto DNA for the initiation of recombination or recombinational repair.): MHIKDLTLSHYRNYQNLHVKFDDKVNVIIGENAQGKTNLMEAIYVLAFSKSYRTPRDKELIQWNENYAKIEGSIFKRNRTFPLEIQLSSKGKKAKLNHIEQRRLSDYIGALNIVMFAPEDLNLVKGSPQIRRRFIDMEIGQIKPLYIYHLGQYQKILKQRNHLLKNLQRRQSNDRTLLEVLTEQLIEHASVIVEKRFVFLQLLREWAAPIHKGISRDKEELEIMYSGTINVSEQEDKEKIRKQYEIEFSALIEKEIDRGNTLIGPHRDDLLFYVNGKDVQTYGSQGQQRTTALSLKLAEIELIKNEVGEYPILLLDDVLSELDNYRQSHLLHTIQGKIQTFVSTTSVSDIQHETISKAELFHIENGIIVQ; this comes from the coding sequence ATGCACATTAAGGACTTAACACTTTCGCACTATCGAAATTATCAAAACTTACATGTGAAGTTTGATGATAAAGTCAATGTAATTATAGGCGAGAATGCCCAAGGAAAAACCAATCTTATGGAAGCTATCTACGTTTTAGCTTTTTCAAAATCATATCGAACCCCTCGTGATAAAGAACTTATTCAATGGAATGAAAACTATGCTAAAATAGAAGGGAGCATCTTTAAACGAAATCGTACCTTCCCTTTAGAGATTCAACTTTCTTCCAAAGGAAAAAAGGCAAAATTAAATCACATTGAACAAAGACGTCTTAGTGATTATATCGGCGCTCTAAATATCGTTATGTTTGCACCAGAAGATCTAAACTTAGTTAAAGGGAGCCCGCAAATCAGAAGACGGTTTATTGATATGGAAATTGGTCAGATTAAACCTTTATATATTTATCATCTAGGTCAATATCAAAAAATATTAAAACAGCGAAATCATCTATTAAAAAACTTACAGCGTAGACAATCAAATGATCGAACATTGCTCGAGGTTTTAACAGAGCAGCTAATTGAACATGCTAGTGTTATAGTTGAGAAACGTTTTGTATTTTTACAATTGTTAAGAGAATGGGCTGCTCCAATCCATAAGGGAATAAGTAGGGATAAAGAAGAATTAGAAATTATGTATTCAGGCACAATTAATGTATCAGAACAAGAAGATAAGGAAAAAATAAGAAAACAATATGAAATAGAATTTTCAGCTCTTATAGAAAAAGAAATTGATAGAGGCAATACATTGATTGGTCCACATAGAGATGACTTATTATTTTATGTAAATGGAAAAGATGTACAAACATATGGTTCGCAAGGACAACAGCGAACCACTGCACTATCATTAAAGTTAGCTGAGATTGAACTAATTAAAAATGAAGTGGGCGAATATCCTATTCTTCTGTTAGACGATGTTTTAAGTGAATTAGATAATTATCGTCAATCGCATTTATTACATACTATTCAAGGGAAAATTCAAACCTTCGTATCAACAACAAGTGTTAGTGATATTCAGCACGAAACAATAAGTAAAGCGGAATTGTTTCATATCGAAAATGGTATAATTGTGCAATAG
- the yaaA gene encoding S4 domain-containing protein YaaA: MSTESISIHTTYIPLGQFLKLAGVIDTGGMVKPFLADYDVFVNDEQDQRRGRKLYPGDQISIPDIGVFQIVKEENA, encoded by the coding sequence ATGTCAACAGAAAGTATTTCTATTCACACAACCTATATTCCTTTAGGTCAATTTTTAAAATTAGCAGGTGTTATCGATACTGGAGGTATGGTGAAGCCATTTTTAGCAGACTATGATGTGTTTGTTAATGATGAACAGGATCAACGTCGTGGTCGTAAGTTATATCCAGGTGATCAAATTTCAATTCCTGACATTGGCGTATTTCAAATTGTCAAAGAAGAAAATGCCTAA
- a CDS encoding YaaC family protein: MKKNSELFLTYIQSAETAQKYLYACYQKNSITNAQKWSYDNCYQFFYYIKHGLLYYQTGKQSPIVTQPLFYFYGMTHLIKACLLAKIPDYPASTSLLAHGLTTRKRKKRDYQFLQDEVKIQQKGLFPYFASNLFQVHHWPSDKVQMDTILKTIPEMNAMFFMHTKQINLVKVASRQDNHFTFPSNLLDTYHLSQGRFLAKLSSFIDTNTIEITSSSIRCRIRQNFSILEKGPFTYHMDEDSIYFPSTSRLPHYSHEIMHHYILLYNLSMIARYETEWWGDVLHGSSTKDYPFIKHFLDITSDKIPLYIGHYLHTLRDENNKVSFNFED; the protein is encoded by the coding sequence TTGAAAAAAAATAGTGAACTCTTTTTAACCTATATTCAATCAGCTGAAACAGCTCAAAAATACTTATATGCCTGTTATCAAAAAAATTCTATTACTAATGCACAAAAATGGAGTTATGACAATTGCTATCAATTTTTCTATTATATAAAGCATGGATTACTTTATTATCAAACAGGAAAACAATCGCCTATCGTAACGCAACCATTATTCTACTTCTATGGTATGACACATCTTATAAAAGCCTGTTTATTAGCTAAAATACCAGATTATCCAGCTAGTACATCCTTACTTGCACATGGACTTACAACTAGAAAAAGAAAGAAACGTGATTATCAGTTTTTACAAGATGAAGTGAAAATTCAACAAAAAGGATTGTTTCCATATTTTGCTTCTAATCTTTTTCAAGTGCACCATTGGCCAAGCGATAAAGTTCAAATGGATACTATATTAAAAACAATTCCAGAAATGAATGCCATGTTTTTTATGCACACGAAACAAATAAATCTAGTCAAAGTAGCATCAAGACAAGATAATCATTTTACATTTCCCAGCAATCTATTAGATACGTATCATCTTTCACAAGGTCGATTTTTGGCCAAGTTATCCTCCTTTATTGATACAAATACAATCGAAATAACTTCAAGTTCCATTCGCTGTCGCATTAGACAAAACTTTTCTATTTTAGAAAAAGGTCCTTTTACATATCATATGGATGAGGATAGCATTTATTTTCCTTCAACTAGTAGATTGCCTCATTACAGTCATGAAATTATGCACCACTATATTCTTCTTTATAATTTAAGTATGATCGCGCGCTATGAAACAGAGTGGTGGGGAGATGTATTACATGGAAGTTCAACTAAAGATTATCCTTTTATTAAACATTTTTTAGATATAACAAGTGATAAAATCCCCCTTTACATTGGACATTATCTACATACATTACGTGATGAAAATAACAAAGTCAGCTTTAATTTCGAAGATTAA